The Pseudomonas sp. MM223 genome segment AATATCAAACATTGGCCAGCCACCGCAGACTTGGTTAAGGTCAACACACTCAGCACGCCAGGCACCTCCATGGACATCAAGCAGCTCAAGTTCCTCATCGCCCTCGACCAGACCCGCCACTTCGGCCAGGCGGCGGCGCTGTGCCATATCACCCAGCCGACGCTGTCCATGCGCCTGCGCAACCTGGAGGACGAGCTGGAGCTGGTGCTGGTCAAGCGCGGCCAGCGCTTCGAAGGTTTCACCGAGGCCGGCGAGCGCATCCTGGCCTGGGCCCGCACCCTGCTCGCCGCCCACGACGGCCTGCAGGCCGAGGCCGCCAGCTGCCGCGGCCAGGTGGTCGGCAGCCTGCGCCTGGGCACCGTACCGCTGGCCAGTTTCAACCCCATGCACCTGCTGTTGCCACTGCGCGAAAAATACCCCGAGCTGCACTTTCAACTCAGTTCGCTGAGCTCGGAGCAGGTCATCGACGGGCTCAGCCGCAACCAGCTCGACCTGGGTATCTGCTACCTGGACCAGGTCAACACCAGCTTCTTCGAAGTGATCGAACTGGGCACCACCACCATGGGCCTGTTGCACGACACCCGGCACTTCCAGTTCGCCAGCGACCCGCTGCGCTGGGATGCACTCAGCGACATACCACTGGGCCTGCTGAGCAAGGGCATGCACTACCGCCAGTCGCTGGACCTGAGCTTCCGCAGCCGCGGCCTGGAGCCGAATGCGGTGCTGGAAAGCGACTCGACCTTCCAGTTGATCCAGGCCATCAACACCGGCCTGTGCTGCGCGATCATGCCACTGGATTGCGGCCTGGAAGACCTCAGCGAGCACCTGCGCATCGTGCCGGTGGCCGACGCCGCCATCCACAGCCCGGTCGGCCTGCTGCTGCGCCGCAGCGAGCCGCGTTCGGCAATTGCCGAGCAGTGCTTTGCCGAGGCGCGGGCGCTGTTTCAAGCCACCTGATCGCTGGTTGCCTGGCGATACTGGCGCGGGGTAAAGCCGGTCAGTTGCTTGAACTGGCGGCTGAAGGCGCTGTGGTCGGTGTAGCCGCAGCGCATCGCCACTTCCGTGATCGGCAGCTCCGAATGCAGCAGGCGGTGAGCGTGCTCCAGGCGTGCCTTGTGGATCATCTGCCGGGGCGTGAGGTGGAACACCCGTTTGCAATAACGCTCCAGCTGGGCCACGGAAATACCGGCGATGCGGGTCAGCTCGCCCATGCTGATCGGCTGGTGAAAGTGCTGACGAATGTGCTCATCCACCGCGGCCAGCCGTTGATAGGCGGGGTGGCTGTCGGCGGCTGATTGCAGGTCGACCGAAATGCCGATCAGGCCGATGATCTCGCCCGCCTGGTTGTACAGCGGGCGCTTGTGGGTCAGGCACCAGCCGGGCTCGCGGCTGCCGTACAGGTGCAACTCCAGCTGGTCTGCCAGCACCAGGCCTTCCTTGAGCACGCGGCGGTCCTGCTCGGTGTAGCCAGGGCCAAGCTGTGCCGGGAAGACTTCGGCGCTGGTCTTGCCCAGCAAGGGCTGCAAGCGCTTGAGACCGCAACGCTGGACCAGGGTGTTGTTGGCCAGCACGTAGCGGGCGGCCGGGTCCTTGATGAAGATGGCGGCGTTGGGGATGGCGTCGAGGATCGGCAGCAGCAGCGACACACCGGCGAGCAGGGCCTCGAGGGTGACGGGGCGGTGCTGGTCGAGGGACTGGTACAGGGTTGCCAGGGGGGTATCGGTCATCTGTCGGTTCTCTGCTGGCTGTGCTGCGAAGAGGCCGGCACTGGCATTGCATCTCTCAAACCCTTACGCGGTATGGCCTACAGCCTATCCACCAGCCCACCCGGGCCACCAGCTTTTTTTGCAACTGTGCCGATTTCGTCATCCCCCTTGCAGAAAACCATCAAGAACCGCCGCCCCGACCGGTTCACTCTATGCCCCACGCAAGCCGCCCAAGTCCTACAAGAGCGCGGCCCAAAAAGCCGCATCTCGTGACATCAGACCTGCCTATCCAATAACCAACAAAAAGGCGAACCCATGTCAGGCAAATTCAAAAAACAGTTATCACTGCTGGACCTCACCTTCATCGGCCTGGGGGCCATCTTCGGCTCCGGCTGGCTGTTCGCCGCCAGCCACGTCTCGGCCATCGCCGGCCCGGCGGGCATCCTCTCCTGGTTCCTTGGCGGGTTCGCCGTACTGCTGCTGGGCATCGTCTACTGCGAGCTGGGCGCCGCCCTGCCCCGCGCCGGTGGCGTGGTGCGCTACCCGGTGTACTCGCATGGCCCGCTGCTCGGCTACCTGATGGGTTTCATCACCCTGATCGCCTTTTCCAGCCTGATCGCCATCGAAGTGGTCGCCTCGCGCCAGTACGCTGCAGCCTGGTTCCCTGACCTGACCAAGGCCGGCTCCAGCGACCCGACCGTGCTCGGCTGGCTGGTGCAGTTCGCCCTGTTGGGGCTGTTTTTCTTCCTCAACTACCGCAGCGTGAAAACCTTCGCCAAGGCCAATAACCTGGTCAGCGTGTTCAAGTTCATCGTGCCGCTGCTGGTGATCGGTGTGCTG includes the following:
- the hdfR_5 gene encoding HTH-type transcriptional regulator HdfR (*Name hdfR_5), producing MDIKQLKFLIALDQTRHFGQAAALCHITQPTLSMRLRNLEDELELVLVKRGQRFEGFTEAGERILAWARTLLAAHDGLQAEAASCRGQVVGSLRLGTVPLASFNPMHLLLPLREKYPELHFQLSSLSSEQVIDGLSRNQLDLGICYLDQVNTSFFEVIELGTTTMGLLHDTRHFQFASDPLRWDALSDIPLGLLSKGMHYRQSLDLSFRSRGLEPNAVLESDSTFQLIQAINTGLCCAIMPLDCGLEDLSEHLRIVPVADAAIHSPVGLLLRRSEPRSAIAEQCFAEARALFQAT
- the rhaS_10 gene encoding HTH-type transcriptional activator RhaS (*Name rhaS_10), whose amino-acid sequence is MTDTPLATLYQSLDQHRPVTLEALLAGVSLLLPILDAIPNAAIFIKDPAARYVLANNTLVQRCGLKRLQPLLGKTSAEVFPAQLGPGYTEQDRRVLKEGLVLADQLELHLYGSREPGWCLTHKRPLYNQAGEIIGLIGISVDLQSAADSHPAYQRLAAVDEHIRQHFHQPISMGELTRIAGISVAQLERYCKRVFHLTPRQMIHKARLEHAHRLLHSELPITEVAMRCGYTDHSAFSRQFKQLTGFTPRQYRQATSDQVA